In the genome of Lonchura striata isolate bLonStr1 chromosome 22, bLonStr1.mat, whole genome shotgun sequence, one region contains:
- the ASB6 gene encoding ankyrin repeat and SOCS box protein 6 — MPFLHGFRRIVLEYQPLVDELLGLLATPDTEGQSSLESPACLDSDRSQLSAVRRVLEREIHSPFYQEGVSYALLKVTELGLVPAAEILLEFGADLSFEDPVTYYTPLHMAVLRNQPDVVELLVRHGADINRRDRIHESSPLDLASEEPERLPCLRRLLQLGADVNAADKNGKTALLHALASSDSGQIHNTDSIRLLLEGGADVRAATKDGDTVFTYVIYLLGEMAYSYTEEEAEDIERFCFRVTQLLLAHGANPSECPASESLTHFCLKSFKDYFPLLRFLLESGAAYNCSLHGPSCWSGFHIAFEHLCWHLSRFDDETYSSDLMQKGQTLLELMMASSQAIQLPSNFEVNTSSCRFHGEKVQTLFCSLKQLERSPQALKHLCRVFIRQRLKPWPVDDKIKALPLPDRLKWYLLIDHAAAGHEDL; from the exons ATGCCTTTCCTGCACGGCTTCCGCAGGATCGTCCTGGAGTACCAGCCCCTGGTGGatgagctcctggggctgctggccacACCTGACACGGAAGGGCAGAGCTCCCTGGAGAG CCCTGCCTGCCTGGACAGTGACAGGAGCCAGCTCTCAGCTGTGAGAAGAGTCCTGGAGAGGGAGATCCACTCCCCATTTTATCAGGAAGGTGTGAGCTATGCCCTGCTGAAGGTCACTGAGCTGGGGCTTGTCCCAGCTGCAGAAATCCTCCTGGAATTTGGTGCTGACCTCAGCTTTGAAG ACCCAGTCACCTACTACACCCCGCTGCACATGGCGGTGCTGCGCAACCAGCCGGACGTGGTGGAGCTCCTGGTGCGCCACGGCGCCGACATCAACCGCAGGGACCGG ATCCATGAGAGCAGTCCCCTGGACCTGGCCAGCGAGGAGCCCGAGCGGTTGCCGTGCCTGCGgcggctgctgcagctgggggccGACGTCAACGCCGCCGACAAGAACG GGAAGACAGCACTGCTGCATGCCCTGGCCAGCAGTGACAGTGGCCAGATCCACAACACTGACAGCATCCGTCTCCTGCTGGAAGGAG GCGCAGATGTCAGGGCTGCCACCAAAGATGGTGACACTGTCTTCACCTATGTCATCTACCTGCTGGGAGAGATGGCGTACAGCTACACCGAGGAGGAGGCCGAGGACATCGAGCGCTTCTGCTTCCgtgtcacacagctgctgctggcccacGGTGCCAACCCCAGCGAGTGCCCAGCCTCGGAGTCCCTCACACACTTCTGCTTAAAAAGCTTCAAAGACTACTTCCCCCTGCTGCGGTTCTTGCTGGAGTCAGGCGCTGCCTACAACTGCTCCCTCCATGGTCCCTCGTGCTGGTCCGGCTTCCACATCGCCTTTGAGCACCTCTGCTGGCACCTCAGTCGCTTTGATGATGAAACCTATTCCTCAGACCTCATGCAGAAGGGTCAGACTCTGCTGGAACTCATGATGGCCAGTTCACAAGCCATCCAGCTGCCCAGCAATTTTGAGGTCAACACCAGCAGCTGTAGGTTCCATGGGGAGAAGGTCCAGACTCTGTTCTGCTCTCTGAAGCAGCTGGAGCGCTCACCACAGGCACTGAAACACCTGTGCAGGGTGTTCATCCGGCAGCGCCTGAAACCGTGGCCAGTGGATGACAAAATCAAGGCTCTGCCTCTCCCAGACCGGCTGAAGTGGTACCTCCTCATCGACCACGCTGCTGCTGGGCACGAGGACCTGTGA